Proteins from a genomic interval of Phocoena phocoena chromosome 20, mPhoPho1.1, whole genome shotgun sequence:
- the EXOSC6 gene encoding exosome complex component MTR3, which produces MPGDNRRIRGPEESQPPQLYATDEDEVPAARDPTRLRPVYARAGLLSQAKGSAYLEAGGTKVLCAVSGPRQVEGGERGGGPAGAGGETPAALRGRLLCDFRRAPFSGRRRRAPPGGSEERELALALQEALEPAVRLGRYPRAQLEVSALLLEDGGSALAAALTAAAIALADAGIEMYDLVVGCGLSRAPGPEPTWLLDPTLLEEERAAAGLTVALMPVLNQVAGLLGSGEGGPTESWAEAVRLGLEGCQRLYPVLQQCLVRAARRRGAATPP; this is translated from the coding sequence ATGCCTGGGGACAACCGCCGCATCCGCGGGCCCGAGGAGTCGCAGCCGCCGCAGTTGTACGCGACCGACGAGGACGAGGTGCCGGCCGCTCGCGACCCGACGCGGCTCCGGCCTGTGTACGCGCGCGCCGGGCTGTTGAGCCAGGCCAAGGGCTCGGCCTACCTGGAGGCGGGAGGCACCAAGGTGCTGTGCGCAGTGTCCGGCCCACGCCAGGTAGAGGGCGGTGAGCGCGGTGGCGGCCCGGCCGGAGCGGGCGGCGAGACCCCGGCCGCGCTGCGGGGCCGCCTGCTCTGCGACTTCCGCCGCGCGCCCTTCTCGGGCCGCCGGCGCCGCGCTCCCCCGGGTGGCAGCGAGGAGCGTGAGCTGGCGCTGGCGCTGCAGGAGGCGCTCGAGCCGGCCGTGCGCCTGGGCCGCTACCCGCGCGCGCAGCTCGAGGTGTCGGCGCTGCTGCTCGAGGACGGCGGCTCGGCACTGGCCGCCGCGCTCACGGCTGCCGCGATCGCCCTGGCCGACGCGGGCATCGAGATGTACGACCTGGTGGTGGGCTGCGGCTTAAGCCGCGCGCCGGGGCCCGAGCCCACCTGGCTGCTGGACCCCACGCTGCTAGAGGAGGAACGCGCCGCCGCCGGCCTCACCGTGGCGCTTATGCCGGTGCTCAACCAGGTGGCCGGGCTGCTGGGCAGCGGGGAGGGCGGCCCGACCGAGAGCTGGGCGGAGGCCGTGCGCCTGGGTCTCGAGGGCTGCCAGCGCCTCTACCCCGTTTTGCAGCAGTGCTTAGTACGGGCCGCCCGCCGGAGGGGCGCCGCCACGCCGCCCTGA
- the LOC136140325 gene encoding RNA-binding Raly-like protein: protein MAREPKPGPSRPGQKRPWGRAISCNYDLDYKLYREDFPYRVYEYQRIPPLINRVPIKIRRTHMGMGVKSNFSSHKAPRNSQLTPKIKPVQTEELHSIRGELSQIKAQVDHLLDSVERMDQQRDQLSGTEDCEQNRGSGSKGSSCRTTDPRQEPRGHRAHPEADSFQNTDLEEAVKNHAADQEDSQ from the exons ATGGCTCGGGAGCCCAAGCCCGGCCCTTCCCGGCCAGGCCAGAAGAGGCCATGGGGCAGAGCCATCTCCTG CAACTATGACCTGGATTACAAGCTGTACAGGGAAGATTTCCCCTACAG GGTGTATGAATACCAGAGGATCCCTCCACTAATCAACCGTGTGCCTATCAAGATCCGGAGGACCCATATGGGCATGGGGGTCAAGAGCAACTTCAGTTCCCACAAGGCTCCCAGGAACAGTCAGCTGACCCCCAAGATAAAGC CAGTCCAGACTGAGGAGCTGCACTCCATCAGGGGAGAGCTGAGCCAGATCAAAGCCCAGGTGGACCACCTGTTGGACAGTGTGGAGCGCATGGACCAGCAGAGGGACCAGCTTTCAG GGACAGAGGACTGTGAACAGAACAGGGGCTCTGGAAGTAAAGGCTCCTCGTGCAGAACCACTGATCCCCGGCAGGAGCCCAGGGGCCACAGGGCCCATCCAGAGGCAGACAGCTTCCAGAACACAGACCTGGAGGAGGCA GTGAAGAATCATGCAGCAGACCAGGAAGACAGCCAGTAG